One genomic segment of Methylocystis sp. SC2 includes these proteins:
- a CDS encoding DUF2274 domain-containing protein, whose product MTKLKLASIDDDKPAKITVTLPAALHRNLVAYAEILSKETGKLIEPAKLIAPMLEKFIASDRGFKIARHAKPNSTGATSVPKPFPKSASESAFRFPAGSAQSDKI is encoded by the coding sequence ATGACCAAGCTGAAACTCGCCTCAATCGACGACGACAAACCCGCGAAGATCACCGTCACACTGCCGGCGGCGCTGCATCGTAATCTGGTCGCCTACGCGGAGATCCTCTCCAAGGAGACAGGAAAGCTGATTGAGCCAGCCAAACTCATTGCGCCGATGCTGGAGAAATTCATCGCGAGCGACAGGGGGTTCAAGATAGCCCGTCATGCCAAGCCTAACAGCACGGGGGCTACTTCCGTTCCCAAACCGTTTCCGAAATCGGCGTCAGAAAGCGCATTCCGATTTCCTGCTGGTTCTGCTCAGTCAGACAAAATTTGA
- the trbL gene encoding P-type conjugative transfer protein TrbL has product MKIEQWLTPENLGFVTVGIVLGAVSLIGVEAAVFAFLIGNWNNLARIIFESFSGLGLKAAGSSLSSADFLRPGRIAQVGIDAGRPILESISSLLGYVSFFENFVQIVVLMFAWTVVLLSFFILAIQLFVTLIEFKLTTLAGFILIPFGLFGKTAFLAERVLGNVVSSGVKILVLAVIVGVGSTLFAQFTQSAPDAQPAVDDAMALVLAALSLLGLGIFGPGVANGIVSGGPQLGAGAVVGTGLTVGGAVVAGAGAARIVGGALMGPAGKSETQAAAMLPPSRGPDAPGGGSPSGTSPRPGGAPGGGTGAAVESSAAQFSSASPIGGLAIPNSAASLAGEPDWAKRFKRSQSVAHGVSLAAHSVRAGDAHGAGTSINLSEGR; this is encoded by the coding sequence ATGAAGATCGAGCAATGGCTCACCCCCGAGAATCTAGGATTTGTCACCGTCGGCATCGTCCTCGGCGCCGTGTCGCTCATTGGCGTTGAAGCCGCCGTCTTCGCCTTTCTGATCGGTAATTGGAACAATCTCGCGAGGATCATCTTCGAAAGTTTTTCCGGGCTTGGGCTCAAAGCCGCCGGTAGCAGCCTGTCGTCAGCCGATTTTCTGCGACCGGGGCGCATTGCACAGGTCGGGATCGACGCCGGCCGTCCGATCCTGGAATCGATCTCATCGCTCCTTGGCTATGTCTCCTTCTTTGAAAATTTCGTCCAGATCGTCGTGCTGATGTTCGCCTGGACGGTCGTGCTTTTAAGCTTCTTCATTCTGGCCATTCAGCTCTTTGTGACGCTGATCGAGTTCAAGCTCACGACGCTCGCGGGCTTCATCCTCATTCCCTTCGGCCTCTTCGGCAAAACCGCCTTTCTCGCCGAACGCGTTCTCGGCAATGTCGTCTCCTCAGGCGTCAAGATCCTCGTCCTCGCCGTTATTGTCGGCGTCGGTTCGACGCTGTTTGCGCAATTCACGCAAAGCGCGCCTGACGCTCAACCCGCCGTCGACGACGCCATGGCGCTCGTCCTCGCGGCGCTGTCGCTTCTGGGTCTCGGTATATTCGGTCCCGGCGTCGCCAATGGCATCGTCTCGGGAGGACCGCAACTTGGCGCGGGCGCAGTTGTCGGAACCGGACTTACAGTTGGCGGCGCGGTTGTCGCCGGAGCCGGCGCGGCGCGGATTGTTGGCGGCGCTTTGATGGGGCCGGCCGGAAAGAGCGAGACGCAGGCGGCGGCGATGCTGCCGCCATCGCGCGGTCCCGATGCGCCTGGCGGTGGTTCTCCCAGCGGAACGTCGCCGCGCCCGGGCGGAGCGCCGGGAGGGGGTACAGGGGCCGCTGTTGAATCCTCCGCCGCGCAATTTTCGAGCGCGTCTCCGATCGGCGGTTTGGCAATCCCCAATTCCGCCGCTTCACTCGCCGGCGAACCCGATTGGGCCAAACGCTTCAAGCGCAGTCAGTCCGTCGCTCACGGCGTCTCGCTCGCCGCCCATTCCGTTCGCGCTGGCGACGCCCATGGCGCCGGAACTTCCATCAATCTTTCTGAAGGCCGCTAA
- the trbG gene encoding P-type conjugative transfer protein TrbG, giving the protein MTPIRSKRFIAALLASTSLSACMSFKPPEIAYDDIPVPAVIESDPEKPVKIVEIPKILPLPGQLKPLSKFKETPEAPDPKVRVAQANAAARVQPRRAGYINAVQIYPFTEGALYQVYASPGAITDIALQEGEQLVGSGPVAAGDTVRWIIGDTESGVGASRKTHIMVKPTRPDLMTNLVINTDRRTYHLELRATEKTYMASVSWQYPQDELIALRRRNAAAEEVMPVDTGVDLGSLNFRYAIEGDAAPWRPLRAFDDGRKVYIEFPRGISQGEMPPLFVIGASGDSQLVNYRVRGHHMMVDRLFAAAELRFGSDDQRVVRIVRSDGRPAI; this is encoded by the coding sequence ATGACGCCGATCCGATCCAAGAGATTCATCGCCGCGCTACTCGCTTCGACCTCCCTTTCCGCCTGCATGAGCTTCAAACCGCCCGAGATCGCCTATGACGATATTCCCGTCCCCGCAGTGATTGAGAGCGATCCGGAGAAGCCGGTCAAGATCGTCGAGATTCCGAAGATCCTGCCGCTGCCGGGACAGCTCAAACCCTTGTCGAAGTTCAAGGAGACGCCGGAAGCGCCCGATCCCAAAGTCAGGGTGGCGCAGGCGAACGCCGCGGCGCGCGTTCAACCCCGCCGCGCCGGCTATATCAATGCGGTCCAGATCTATCCCTTCACCGAAGGCGCGCTCTATCAAGTCTATGCGTCGCCCGGAGCAATCACCGATATTGCGCTCCAGGAGGGCGAGCAGCTAGTCGGCTCCGGTCCCGTCGCCGCCGGCGACACGGTGCGTTGGATCATTGGCGATACCGAAAGCGGCGTGGGCGCGTCGAGGAAGACCCACATCATGGTCAAGCCGACGCGGCCTGACCTCATGACCAATCTCGTCATCAACACGGATCGGCGCACCTATCATCTGGAGCTCAGAGCAACGGAAAAGACCTATATGGCTTCCGTCTCCTGGCAATATCCGCAGGACGAGCTCATTGCGCTTCGACGGCGCAACGCTGCGGCCGAAGAAGTTATGCCGGTCGATACGGGCGTCGATCTCGGGAGCCTCAATTTCCGCTATGCGATCGAGGGAGACGCCGCGCCCTGGCGCCCGCTGCGCGCCTTCGACGACGGCCGCAAGGTCTATATCGAATTCCCGCGCGGCATCTCCCAAGGCGAAATGCCGCCGCTCTTCGTCATCGGCGCTTCCGGCGACAGTCAGCTCGTCAATTATCGCGTGCGCGGCCATCACATGATGGTCGACCGGCTCTTCGCCGCCGCCGAACTGCGCTTTGGATCGGACGATCAAAGAGTGGTCCGCATCGTCCGCAGCGATGGAAGACCGGCCATATGA
- a CDS encoding AlpA family transcriptional regulator has protein sequence MVPLADSTIYEMEQRGEFPQRFYLTSRCVVWDLAEVEAWLQARRIASRAKTVKRAPSPDVGLRKTRPVRH, from the coding sequence ATGGTGCCGCTGGCCGACAGCACGATTTACGAGATGGAGCAGCGCGGTGAATTCCCGCAGCGCTTCTATCTGACGTCGCGCTGCGTGGTCTGGGATCTCGCTGAGGTGGAGGCCTGGCTGCAGGCGCGCCGAATAGCCTCGAGAGCGAAGACCGTCAAGCGCGCGCCTTCTCCCGACGTCGGGTTGCGAAAGACGCGCCCCGTCAGACATTAG
- a CDS encoding tyrosine-type recombinase/integrase, producing MLTDAGIKSLKPKDKSYKVTDRDGMYLVVQPSGTIVFRLDYRMNGRRETVTLGRYGAAGISLARAREKLIDAKRAITDGRSPAQEKQREKRRLKEAKSFGEFAERWFQEGRMADSTKAMRRAIYERDLLPKYRNRLLTEITAEDLRALCAAVKERGAPAVAIHVRDIVKQIYGFAILHGEKVHNPAEDVGPASIAHFVPRDRSLSPSEIRIMLNQLEHVPTLPTIRLGMKLFLLTMVRKSELQDATWDEVDFENAVWSIPKERMKRSRPHNVYLSQQVIDIMVALKTCAGNSRYLLPSRYDADAPMSRATFNRITTAVVVRAKKEGLPLESFTVHDLRRTGSTLLNELGFNSDWIEKCLAHEDGRSSRGVYNKAEYEHQRRHMLQEWANIVDAWAAGQKYVPSFYPPSMDLLVPEPNV from the coding sequence ATGCTGACGGATGCTGGTATTAAGTCACTGAAACCTAAAGATAAATCATACAAGGTAACGGACCGTGACGGTATGTATCTCGTGGTCCAGCCGTCCGGCACGATCGTGTTCCGCCTCGACTACCGGATGAATGGTCGTCGAGAGACCGTGACGCTGGGCCGCTATGGCGCAGCGGGGATTTCGTTGGCCCGTGCCCGCGAAAAGCTCATCGACGCCAAGCGGGCGATAACGGATGGGCGATCGCCGGCACAAGAGAAGCAGCGAGAGAAGCGGCGACTGAAGGAGGCCAAGAGTTTTGGTGAGTTCGCCGAGCGCTGGTTCCAGGAAGGGCGCATGGCCGACAGCACCAAAGCGATGCGAAGGGCGATCTACGAGCGCGACCTCCTGCCCAAGTACCGCAACCGTCTGCTCACCGAGATCACGGCAGAGGATCTGCGGGCTTTATGCGCCGCGGTCAAAGAGCGCGGTGCGCCGGCGGTCGCTATCCATGTCCGCGATATCGTGAAACAGATATACGGCTTCGCGATCCTGCACGGAGAGAAGGTCCACAATCCCGCCGAGGATGTCGGGCCGGCGTCCATCGCTCATTTTGTGCCGCGCGACCGGTCTCTGTCCCCGTCGGAGATTCGGATCATGCTCAATCAACTGGAGCATGTGCCTACCCTGCCGACGATCCGACTTGGCATGAAGCTCTTCCTGCTCACGATGGTCCGGAAGAGCGAACTGCAGGACGCGACCTGGGATGAGGTGGATTTCGAGAACGCGGTCTGGTCCATCCCGAAAGAGCGCATGAAGCGGTCGCGGCCGCACAACGTCTACCTGTCCCAGCAAGTGATCGACATCATGGTCGCGCTCAAGACGTGCGCCGGTAATTCGCGGTATCTTCTGCCGTCGCGGTACGATGCGGACGCGCCGATGTCCCGGGCCACTTTCAACCGGATCACCACCGCGGTCGTGGTGCGGGCCAAGAAGGAAGGGCTGCCGCTCGAGTCGTTCACCGTGCATGATCTGCGGCGGACGGGATCGACCCTACTCAACGAGCTGGGCTTCAACAGCGACTGGATCGAAAAGTGTCTCGCTCACGAGGATGGGCGGTCGTCGCGCGGCGTTTACAACAAGGCTGAATACGAACATCAGCGGCGCCACATGCTGCAGGAGTGGGCGAATATCGTGGACGCCTGGGCCGCCGGTCAGAAGTATGTCCCGTCGTTCTATCCGCCTTCGATGGACTTGTTGGTGCCGGAGCCTAATGTCTGA
- the trbJ gene encoding P-type conjugative transfer protein TrbJ translates to MIRKKPLAAATAVAILLSLNSPSSAQLAVFDPTNYAQNVMTAANTLRQIHNQITSLQNEAQMLINQGKNLANLPYSSLQSLQQSIGETQRLLNEARRIAYDVGQIDQAFSTHYGPANVSTSSASLIDGARQRWQNSLAALQDAMRVQAGIVQSIDTARSEAGTLLLSSQSAVGALQASQSGNQLLALQSKQLADVTALLASQGRAQSLELARQAEAQEQAREQMRRFITPGQAYQPGNVAMFH, encoded by the coding sequence ATGATCCGAAAAAAACCGCTCGCAGCTGCGACGGCTGTCGCCATTCTTCTCTCTCTAAACAGTCCCTCATCGGCGCAACTGGCGGTGTTCGATCCCACCAATTACGCGCAAAACGTCATGACGGCGGCCAATACGCTGCGGCAGATCCATAATCAGATCACAAGCCTCCAGAACGAGGCTCAGATGCTGATCAATCAAGGGAAGAATCTCGCAAATCTTCCCTACTCCTCGCTGCAAAGCCTTCAGCAATCGATCGGCGAGACCCAGCGCCTGCTGAATGAAGCGCGGCGCATCGCCTATGACGTGGGCCAGATCGATCAGGCTTTCTCGACCCATTATGGGCCGGCGAACGTCTCGACAAGCTCCGCTTCGCTGATCGATGGCGCAAGGCAGCGCTGGCAGAATTCTCTCGCGGCGCTCCAGGACGCGATGCGCGTTCAGGCCGGCATCGTTCAATCGATTGATACGGCCAGATCCGAAGCCGGGACGCTTCTGTTATCGAGCCAATCGGCCGTTGGCGCGCTACAGGCGTCGCAATCTGGGAATCAGCTGCTCGCATTGCAAAGCAAGCAGCTCGCCGACGTGACGGCGCTACTCGCTTCGCAGGGACGCGCCCAGTCGCTCGAACTCGCGCGTCAAGCCGAGGCGCAGGAACAGGCGCGCGAGCAGATGCGCCGCTTCATTACTCCTGGCCAGGCCTATCAGCCTGGCAACGTCGCCATGTTCCATTAG
- a CDS encoding flavin reductase family protein, which produces MRQMQLKKVFTLIEPGPVVLVTTCHANTNNIMTISWTMVLDFTPVLAITTGPWNHSFAALQETRECVIAIPTVDLLDKVVGIGTCSGADTDKFAKFKLTAVRAKNVGAPLIRECLANIECKVIDFIDKHNIVVLEAVAAHVDSARKERRMVHAVGDGTFVVDGRKLNRRKMMAAKLPEGI; this is translated from the coding sequence ATGCGCCAGATGCAGCTGAAAAAGGTCTTCACTCTCATCGAGCCGGGACCGGTGGTCCTCGTGACGACCTGCCACGCGAACACGAATAACATCATGACCATTTCGTGGACCATGGTGCTCGACTTTACACCAGTGCTCGCCATCACCACGGGCCCATGGAATCATTCCTTCGCGGCCTTGCAAGAAACGAGAGAGTGCGTAATCGCAATTCCGACGGTCGACCTGCTGGACAAGGTCGTCGGCATCGGGACCTGCTCGGGCGCCGATACCGACAAATTCGCCAAGTTCAAACTTACGGCGGTGCGCGCCAAGAACGTGGGGGCGCCTTTGATCCGCGAATGCCTTGCCAACATCGAGTGCAAAGTCATTGACTTTATCGACAAGCATAACATCGTAGTACTGGAGGCTGTCGCAGCGCATGTCGACTCCGCGCGCAAAGAAAGGCGCATGGTTCACGCGGTGGGCGACGGCACTTTTGTGGTCGACGGCCGTAAGTTGAACCGCAGAAAGATGATGGCTGCCAAACTTCCAGAAGGAATCTGA
- the guaA gene encoding glutamine-hydrolyzing GMP synthase gives MTTAPDAFHHDIADRHDKALIVDFGSQVTQLIARRVREAGVYCEIAPFQTAERAFAEIRPKAVILSGGPCSVTEEGSPRAPQSIFDSGVPVLGICYGEQTMAAQLGGKVEAGHHREFGRAEVTALERSALLDGVWEKGGSFPVWMSHGDRVTKLPQGFRVIAASENAPFAAIADEQRRYYGVQFHLEVAHTPDGARLLSNFVHKVAGLKSDWTMAAFRGEAIAAIRRQVGDGRVLCGLSGGVDSAVAAMLIHEAIGDALTCVFVDHGLLRQGEAEEVVRLFRDHYNIPLHHVEAADLFLGALEGVDDPEVKRKTIGRLFIETFEAEAKKIAQDGRGAPQFLAQGTLYPDVIESVSFTGGPSVTIKSHHNVGGLPERMNMRLVEPLRELFKDEVRALGRELGLPEAFVGRHPFPGPGLAIRCPGVVTREKLAILRKADAVYLDEIRKAGLYDEIWQAFAALLPVRSVGVMGDGRTYDYVVALRAVTSSDGMTADFYPFDMSFLGRAATRIINEVKGVNRVVYDVTSKPPGTIEWE, from the coding sequence ATGACCACCGCGCCCGACGCTTTCCATCACGACATCGCCGACCGCCATGACAAGGCGCTGATCGTCGATTTCGGCTCGCAGGTGACGCAGCTCATCGCCCGGCGCGTGCGCGAGGCGGGCGTCTATTGCGAGATCGCGCCGTTCCAGACCGCCGAGCGCGCCTTCGCCGAGATCCGGCCCAAGGCGGTGATCCTCTCCGGCGGGCCGTGCTCGGTGACGGAGGAGGGGTCTCCCCGCGCGCCGCAGAGCATCTTCGATTCTGGCGTACCCGTGCTCGGCATCTGCTACGGCGAGCAGACCATGGCGGCGCAGCTCGGCGGCAAGGTCGAAGCCGGCCATCATCGCGAATTCGGCCGCGCCGAGGTGACGGCGCTGGAAAGAAGCGCGCTGCTCGACGGCGTCTGGGAGAAGGGCGGCAGCTTTCCGGTCTGGATGAGCCATGGCGATCGGGTGACGAAACTGCCGCAAGGCTTTCGCGTCATCGCCGCGTCCGAAAACGCGCCTTTCGCCGCGATCGCGGATGAACAGCGGCGCTATTACGGGGTGCAGTTCCATCTTGAAGTCGCGCATACGCCCGACGGCGCCAGGCTGCTGTCGAACTTCGTGCACAAGGTCGCGGGGCTGAAGTCCGACTGGACAATGGCGGCGTTTCGCGGCGAAGCGATCGCGGCGATCCGGCGACAGGTCGGCGACGGGCGCGTGCTCTGTGGTCTTTCCGGCGGCGTCGACAGCGCGGTCGCGGCGATGCTCATCCACGAAGCGATCGGCGACGCGCTGACCTGCGTCTTCGTCGATCACGGCCTGCTGCGGCAGGGCGAGGCGGAAGAAGTCGTGCGGCTCTTTCGCGATCATTACAACATTCCGCTGCATCACGTCGAAGCGGCGGACCTGTTCCTCGGCGCGCTGGAAGGCGTCGACGATCCGGAGGTAAAGCGCAAGACGATCGGTCGACTGTTCATCGAAACCTTCGAGGCCGAGGCGAAGAAGATCGCGCAGGACGGGCGCGGCGCGCCGCAGTTTCTCGCGCAAGGCACGCTCTATCCCGATGTCATCGAGAGCGTGTCGTTCACCGGCGGTCCGTCGGTGACGATCAAATCGCATCACAATGTCGGCGGCCTGCCTGAGCGCATGAACATGCGCCTCGTCGAGCCGCTGCGCGAACTCTTCAAGGACGAGGTGCGCGCGCTCGGGCGCGAACTCGGACTGCCCGAAGCCTTTGTGGGACGCCATCCTTTTCCGGGGCCGGGACTCGCGATCCGCTGCCCGGGCGTCGTCACGCGCGAAAAGCTGGCGATTTTGCGCAAGGCCGACGCCGTCTATCTCGACGAAATCCGCAAGGCGGGGTTGTACGACGAGATCTGGCAGGCCTTCGCCGCGCTGCTGCCGGTACGCTCGGTCGGCGTGATGGGCGACGGCCGCACCTATGATTACGTCGTCGCGCTGCGCGCCGTGACGTCGAGCGACGGCATGACGGCGGATTTCTATCCCTTCGACATGAGTTTTCTGGGCCGCGCCGCGACGCGCATCATCAATGAAGTGAAGGGCGTCAACCGCGTGGTGTACGACGTGACGTCAAAGCCGCCGGGGACAATCGAGTGGGAATGA
- a CDS encoding TrbI/VirB10 family protein, whose translation MKASEHEKKLAEELRLRPERTAVTRLSRKVLITLAGVSSSLVLGLTLWALHERSRAKPPLELYNTDAKTTADGLAALPRDYTGLPKNVPKLGPPLPGDLGRPILAAQGQLPQTTVDPEEQRIGQEREAARTAKLFASTNMHERDATAAESSPHSFSAEPPYQASPFSAEIAPLDPGAIQNMQDRKLAFVNAPTDRRTVSPDRLEHPASRYVLQAGAVIPAALLTGIRSDLPGQIAAQVTENVYDSPTGKFLLIPQGSKLIGLYDSAIAFGQSRVLLVWNRLILPDGRSIVLERQPGADASGYSGLEDEVDHHWLRLAGAAALSTILGVGTQLGTTGDENALIQALRRGGAQSLNQTGQQIVGRNLNMQPTLTIRPGFPVRVIVTRDLVLAPYNERALLTAK comes from the coding sequence ATGAAGGCGTCGGAGCACGAGAAGAAGCTCGCCGAGGAATTACGGCTGCGGCCCGAACGAACGGCCGTAACGCGGCTCTCGCGCAAGGTGCTCATCACGCTCGCCGGCGTCTCGTCGTCGCTCGTCCTCGGCCTTACGCTCTGGGCGTTGCATGAGCGCTCGCGCGCCAAGCCGCCGCTCGAACTCTATAACACTGACGCCAAAACGACCGCCGACGGGCTCGCCGCGCTGCCTCGCGACTATACTGGCCTTCCAAAAAACGTTCCGAAACTTGGGCCGCCTCTGCCCGGCGATCTTGGCCGGCCGATCCTCGCCGCACAGGGTCAATTGCCGCAAACAACCGTCGATCCGGAAGAGCAGCGCATCGGTCAGGAACGCGAGGCGGCGCGCACGGCGAAGCTCTTTGCGTCGACCAATATGCATGAGCGCGACGCGACAGCGGCAGAGTCTTCGCCTCATTCATTCAGTGCCGAGCCTCCATATCAGGCCTCGCCCTTCTCCGCGGAGATTGCGCCGCTCGACCCCGGCGCGATCCAGAACATGCAGGATCGCAAGCTCGCCTTCGTCAATGCGCCGACCGATCGGAGAACGGTCAGCCCCGATCGACTCGAACATCCGGCTTCGCGCTACGTCCTGCAAGCAGGCGCTGTTATTCCGGCGGCGCTCCTTACAGGCATTCGTTCCGATCTGCCGGGTCAGATCGCCGCCCAAGTGACCGAAAACGTCTATGACAGCCCGACGGGGAAATTTCTGCTGATTCCGCAAGGCTCAAAACTGATCGGTCTCTATGACTCAGCAATAGCCTTCGGTCAGTCCCGCGTGCTGCTCGTCTGGAACAGGCTCATTCTTCCTGACGGGCGTTCGATCGTTCTCGAGCGCCAGCCCGGCGCGGATGCTTCCGGCTATTCCGGACTCGAAGACGAGGTCGATCATCATTGGCTTCGTCTCGCCGGCGCCGCGGCGCTCTCGACCATTCTCGGCGTCGGCACGCAACTCGGCACGACGGGCGATGAAAACGCGCTCATCCAGGCGCTGCGCCGTGGCGGCGCACAAAGCCTTAATCAAACCGGCCAGCAAATCGTCGGACGAAATCTCAATATGCAGCCGACTTTGACGATCCGTCCAGGCTTTCCGGTGCGGGTGATCGTCACGCGCGACCTCGTGCTCGCGCCATACAACGAACGCGCATTGTTGACCGCGAAGTGA
- the trbF gene encoding conjugal transfer protein TrbF, with protein sequence MFKRSSVRYGRTPEPVTPYQKAAQVWDERIGSARVQAKNWRLIAFGNLILAGGLAMALVWQGARGSIVPWVVQIDKLGEAQAVAPAIADYQPTDAQIAWHLARFIENVRAIPADPIIVRQNWFKAYDFVTDRGAHALNEYARANDPFAKVGQIQIAVDVTSVIRASTDSFRIAWTERRYENASLVSTERWTAILTIVVQPPRDAERLRKNPLGLFIHAINWSKELG encoded by the coding sequence ATGTTCAAACGCTCTTCCGTTCGATACGGGCGCACGCCAGAACCCGTCACCCCTTACCAGAAAGCCGCGCAGGTCTGGGACGAGCGCATCGGCTCCGCGCGCGTGCAGGCGAAGAACTGGCGCCTTATCGCCTTTGGCAATCTGATCCTCGCCGGAGGACTGGCAATGGCGCTCGTCTGGCAAGGCGCGCGCGGGTCCATCGTTCCCTGGGTGGTGCAGATCGATAAGTTGGGAGAAGCGCAGGCCGTCGCCCCGGCGATCGCCGATTATCAACCAACCGATGCGCAGATCGCCTGGCATCTCGCGCGCTTCATCGAGAATGTCCGCGCCATTCCAGCGGATCCGATCATCGTCCGGCAGAACTGGTTCAAAGCTTATGACTTTGTGACTGACAGGGGCGCGCACGCTCTCAACGAATACGCCCGCGCCAATGATCCTTTCGCCAAGGTCGGGCAAATCCAGATCGCCGTTGACGTTACGAGCGTCATTCGCGCCTCAACCGATTCTTTCCGCATCGCTTGGACCGAGCGGCGCTACGAGAACGCCAGCCTCGTTTCGACCGAACGCTGGACCGCGATTCTGACCATCGTGGTGCAGCCGCCCCGCGACGCCGAGCGCCTGCGCAAAAATCCGCTCGGGCTCTTCATTCACGCAATCAACTGGTCGAAGGAGCTCGGATAA